AACTACGTAGTTTCCAGGGAAAAGCCCAGTGACTCCATCCAAGACACCTTCATACCAGTCGTCATCGTTCTTTTTCAGTACGTAGACAATTGCGTTCTCGCGAAGTGTCAACTCGTCTTCTTTTGCAGCATCATAGTCGTACAGGACCcgtactgaaaaaaaagattggtttttttcgaaaatgtttaaattgacAAATATAATTGCTTTGtaacattaaaaattctgcaaaaaatcgcattttacAACTTAAGATTTCGattctttttggatttttttgatacTCCGAtgtttttaaaggaaatttatttttcgtttttttcgaaaataaaagctaaaaagataactttttaaaaaatcaaagcttataattttcaaaatttgaaaattctcaaaaaaaaaaaatttggagatatttgaatttttcaaaatcactttccaatatcacaaaattttttgtttttttctcttttttaaatttttattaaatttaatttttttaaacttttttcggtttttataataaatttttcactaacaattttagccaattttctaAATCGTAAAATAATACAGAAAAGCttagagaatttttttccgacaatttttcaatcaaattaaaatctccaaaaatacCTTTTTCCAAATACTCGTTGGGCATCCATCCAGCACTCGTATCAAAGAGACTTGGTGGCTGACTCGAACTGTACGATTCTGTTCTACCAGCAAACACTCCATACGCTGATGACCCACCAACTGATTCTGGTGGAGGTGGTAGATCATCCATATCATCTTGTGTTGGCATTCGACTTGACATTCCAGTGAGCAAAGAATTTGGTGGAGGTGGAAGATCATGTCGGTTCACCGTTGATTTTCGAATAGTTCCATAATTTTGTTGTTGcatttgttgttgttgttgttgttgtacCACACTTCCCGGTGCAACATATCCAGTATAATTCATAGCTGGTGGTGGAAGTGGGAATGTTGGTGATTCTGGACCTCCAGCACTACTTTGTGCAGATGATAGTCTGGGAATAGAAAAGCTACCATCCACTGTAGTCCGACCACCAGCTCGAATAGTTCCGTAACGATCAGGTTGATAAATGGAATTATAGTCTGATGATCCGTGTTGACTTCCGcttccaccaccaccgctCATATGATCTCCGAACTCTGATCCGTGGCTCATTTGACGGCCGATTCGTGATTCTGATTGTGGTGTGACCTGTAAAAAGTAATCGGATTATGTTAGAAAAAacttgattaattttttgaaaaggaaatgagctgattttttaaaaattagttgttTAGTCTGAAGTCGACAAAAACTAGCctgaaacattgaatttcataaaaagacttctaaaaaatttcaaaattaattatgtGATTATTCAATAAATACTGTATCTAACTGCTGTAACAAGGATTTCAGATTCTTATTCAGGCTcgctctaaattttttttcgatattttcagaagtctcattatgaaatgcGGTCGTTTTGGGtcaaaaaaaccgttttttgaataaatttatcaatggttcacttttttttcaatattgagtgtatttttcagaaaaaaaagtttaaaatttaaaatgtataagTTATGTCAGAATTTTTCgctcccttttttttttgaaaacgttttgtcaaaaacacgaaaagcaaattattttcagcctctatgaatatttcaaatgttcacCTGTGGCAACCGATAATCCGATGGAGCAATTGATGGAGCATACGGTCTCATTGTTCTTCCTAACGTAGCCGTTCGTTCACCAGCATAAACTCCATACGCTGGAGATTCATTGTGAAATTGTGATGGAGAACtgccagaaattgatgaagtTGCTCTTGAGATTGGTGCTGCTCTCGGTGGATCCGATGTTCTGACACCATGCCCTATTCCGTCAAGaacagaaaaatcgatggGCGTTCGTTGATATCTCTGCTTTTCATCTGGGATTGCTGGTGCAATGATTTTGGGTTGCTTGAATAATGTTTTATTGGTTGTGAGAGAACCAATTTCTCGTCTTGCAAGCTTCTCTTTATGTACATCAACTACTTGGCTAACATATTGAACTTGATTTGTTAAAGAGTTCACTTTATCGGTTTGTAGAGCAAGCATATCGTgtaaatctctgaaaaaaagattcataattaaaacaaattaattgaaatacTTACGTAACCATCTTGTTAATCTGGTAGGCTACGCTGGCGAGTGCCTGGATCGCGAATTTCTTGGATTCCTCTAGCGCAGCAGATTTATTCTGAAAACGTTTAATTCATAAacttaaaagaaaaaattaaaccacACGTTTGATTGTATATAATTATCCTCACAATACGCGGCAACTTGTTGAAGATTCGCATGACTCGTTTCCAGTTGAGCTCGATTATCGGGTATCCGTCGCTCGATGAGCTCTTGAAGATCATTAACACTCATTCCGCCTTCCCCATTATGTAGCATCTGTAACAAACTAAAAGTTAACTAacgtttagaaaaatattttaaaaataataaattgacagcagaaatttcatgaaaaacacTCAAAGGAACTGAATGAATAAGAAATTAATGAGGGCGTGGTCACAGAATGCAACGCGCGGCGCGCTTTTTCGCAAGTGGTACGCACATGTTATTTCCCGCGAGGAGAGCATATCGAATAATAGAATTTCCTCGGatatattcaaattaaatcGATATAAATCATATTTCCTACTAAATTTCTGAAccaataattctaaaaatgagCTCCAATGACGTTCTCGCACAAATTGCCGGTCTGGCGAAAGCTGCAGCAgaggtttgaaatttgaaattttaatgtatttaatttttgtatttttttcagcttgaaaatgATTTCTCGACGGATAGTGAAATGCAACAAGATTCCGAGATTTGCGATGAAGTCGATGCGGAGCTTTTTGACGATTTCGAAACAAAGGTACGCTTTtgaataaagaaaattttaacaaagttCCCAGAAGTTGCAGCCATCATCTCGAAAGGAAAGTTCAGGAACGAGCCGTCGAACGAGAATGGCACACCGAGAGCTTCAAGGCCTCCAGTTCGCGAATCCAGGAGATGAAATGTCTCGATTTTTGCCCGACTCTGTGGATATTATTAGCACCAACCGCTCGAAACGTGTAGCCGCGGAGAAGCAGGCGGATCTGAGAGACGAACCTTTGCATCATGACAAAACAGGAAAACTTTCGGTTACCGCAAAAGGACAGACTTTGTTTTTCGATCTTTGTGATTGTCTCGTGGTGGAGTGTGATGGGTGCCATTGGCCATGTAAGCAGTGCAAATGTAAGAGATGATATTCATtaactaaaaatatttgttctaaaaattctttaaacaaagaaaaatgcatttttcagctCGCAAATGTCTCATCGGATGTCGTCAAAATCGAAAAGAAATGGTGATACGCGTCGAGGAGATGTACACAGTGACGGAAGCCCCGGGCCCTGTTGTCAATATTAATCCTTATTTTCCGGGCCAAATCAAGGATTAAATGCCTTAtcgttttatcaattttaaccTCTTATGTATGTTCCCCTTTTTCTTGTACTGGTATTATCTATTTTGAACTGTTTTATACATgtctttgtgaaaaattcaatctcgatgttcattaaaaactaaagatattgtttgtttttgttcttttttgtcATACTAATCCATAGTTTCTCGGttgataatctgaaaatatatctgGCATCTTctcgagaaaaatttaatcCAACGATATTTCAGAATCTTCCAGAAATGTCGTCATACGCTCTTTACCGAGGGACCACACTGGGTCAGGCACTCGATAAAACTCTTGAGGACATGGAATCCGAAGGACTTCTCACGAAATCTCTTGCTTCGAAAGTTCTGCAACAATTTGATAAAAGCATGAACAAGCAAATCTCGCGGCTTccaaaagagaaaatgaatttttgtgcGACACAACTGCTCACTTATCGATATTGTGATAACGTTTGGACGTTTATTCTCAATAATGTCACGTTGAAAGATCCCCAGCGATCGTTTGATGAGCCTATTGATAAGTGAGTGTTTcttttatttgtattaaaaataaaaaatctagaaaaaagcaattgtttattaattttctataaaaatttttgtttctcgaTGATCTAtaattattaatatttcagACTGAAAGTGGTCGCCTGTGATGGTCGTCAAACAAGCCTTCTGCAGACATTGAGCGCCCAGGGACCATCCAAGAGAGTCAATCGAGCTCACGCGGCCGCTGCAGGCgacgatgaagatgatgacAGTGATTAGATGAACTTTCCAAAtcattgtttcattttctaatCCAATTTCTTCTCTTACACAAGCTTTCTATTGTATGGGCCCAGCTCATTTCTTTTCTAGATCTCTCACGCTGTCACAGCAAGACCTCCTCTATCTCTCTCAATcctataatatatttttcgaacgaacaacaatttattgatttgaaaaaatgcaaacaaGGAAAATCTAAACAACAAAACAACTCCCGCAAACACCTCTCCGAATGCATATTGCTCTTGAATCACACGAGATCCGCTTCTGGCAACGCTTGCATTCTTTCTCATCGAGAATGTGCTTTTGAAGATGATCAACCAGACTTT
The nucleotide sequence above comes from Caenorhabditis elegans chromosome III. Encoded proteins:
- the abi-1 gene encoding SH3 domain-containing protein (Confirmed by transcript evidence) — its product is MSVNDLQELIERRIPDNRAQLETSHANLQQVAAYCEDNYIQSNNKSAALEESKKFAIQALASVAYQINKMVTDLHDMLALQTDKVNSLTNQVQYVSQVVDVHKEKLARREIGSLTTNKTLFKQPKIIAPAIPDEKQRYQRTPIDFSVLDGIGHGVRTSDPPRAAPISRATSSISGSSPSQFHNESPAYGVYAGERTATLGRTMRPYAPSIAPSDYRLPQVTPQSESRIGRQMSHGSEFGDHMSGGGGSGSQHGSSDYNSIYQPDRYGTIRAGGRTTVDGSFSIPRLSSAQSSAGGPESPTFPLPPPAMNYTGYVAPGSVVQQQQQQQMQQQNYGTIRKSTVNRHDLPPPPNSLLTGMSSRMPTQDDMDDLPPPPESVGGSSAYGVFAGRTESYSSSQPPSLFDTSAGWMPNEYLEKVRVLYDYDAAKEDELTLRENAIVYVLKKNDDDWYEGVLDGVTGLFPGNYVVPV
- the arle-14 gene encoding ARF7 effector protein C-terminal domain-containing protein (Confirmed by transcript evidence); its protein translation is MSSNDVLAQIAGLAKAAAELENDFSTDSEMQQDSEICDEVDAELFDDFETKPSSRKESSGTSRRTRMAHRELQGLQFANPGDEMSRFLPDSVDIISTNRSKRVAAEKQADLRDEPLHHDKTGKLSVTAKGQTLFFDLCDCLVVECDGCHWPCKQCKSRKCLIGCRQNRKEMVIRVEEMYTVTEAPGPVVNINPYFPGQIKD
- the arle-14 gene encoding ARF7 effector protein C-terminal domain-containing protein (Confirmed by transcript evidence), whose translation is MSSNDVLAQIAGLAKAAAELENDFSTDSEMQQDSEICDEVDAELFDDFETKKLQPSSRKESSGTSRRTRMAHRELQGLQFANPGDEMSRFLPDSVDIISTNRSKRVAAEKQADLRDEPLHHDKTGKLSVTAKGQTLFFDLCDCLVVECDGCHWPCKQCKSRKCLIGCRQNRKEMVIRVEEMYTVTEAPGPVVNINPYFPGQIKD
- the B0336.13 gene encoding Transcription initiation factor IIA small chain homolog (Confirmed by transcript evidence) yields the protein MSSYALYRGTTLGQALDKTLEDMESEGLLTKSLASKVLQQFDKSMNKQISRLPKEKMNFCATQLLTYRYCDNVWTFILNNVTLKDPQRSFDEPIDKLKVVACDGRQTSLLQTLSAQGPSKRVNRAHAAAAGDDEDDDSD